The following proteins are encoded in a genomic region of Desulfuromonas acetoxidans DSM 684:
- a CDS encoding PAS domain S-box protein — MKRFFENVCGQILLLLILAILTVTGLHLGHRYLEARQTYLNELVSNEQVKVEISHLLQKKLLAINTNLQDLLHSNSQTEIVQVTTRLKQLQEQIFSFLHVIEAGGIAEEEYPVNFSAEESVHRQLHYTNYAPGRINIEALELRAKMVELAEMIQSFKQLAEHRVVILEFRDPMMTADTIRRVSFQYKAIHPFFSRILENANRLHFTSQKEAGRLQEYNKRFSETYRQTELLSIVLSVSLLLVIGGVVLYRSRRIFAERQRYQQELATINENLESMVQSRTRQLEGEISERRKTEQQLSEQARFLTTTLESLDHPFLVISVADSKVVMANSAARDLCDDWHQPTCYARTQRLNGNCSDGDHPCTLARVKSELKPITIDYVHPNVDGETMYVEVHGYPIFNDHGELVNIIEYSLDVTEHKRAQQQLQEAKDQLEVRVEERTGELKKAQKILASRERHFRRLIENVTDIITIVDADGIVGYTSPAAEKLFGRSVEDMVGHDIREFVVQDDLRHIDLPTLHQQFGTTTPVEYRVYDHAGQIQVLESFIERFENESGLEQFILCSRLITQRKRAEEENRVLSMVVAQNPSSVVITDVHGQIEYVNPYFEQATGYRFDEVVGKNPRVLNAGKTPKQVFTQMWQTILDGHVWQGEFVNRKKDGTLYDESVLVSPIKNDQGEISHFVALKENITELKKARKQAEEANRAKSEFLSRMSHELRTPLNAINGFSQLMLSSRKNPLNDKHRSMVEQIDGAGKHLLELINEVLDLARIEAGKLSLSVEAVDPCHIINECLPLLHSLAEQHQVTFHSCCGEQTFPLVKADYTRTKQVLVNLLSNAAKYNRPGGDVTIHVQANEPTGFLRFQVIDNGLGIAEEKQKQLFVPFARLAQDSENIEGTGIGMTITKQLVEAMGGQIDFESRYGQGSTFWFTLPLADEVVEDEVPTLSAETIICGYDEAAVDSHAKVLYIEDNPGNLSLMTGFFEEWERAALVCCADGESGLAMAAEVLPAVILLDLNLPGIDGFEVFQRLRQDEQTAQIPVIAVSADAMKQTLRRAGELGFDGFLAKPVDFEQMKFLLEDLMETRR, encoded by the coding sequence ATGAAGCGCTTTTTTGAAAATGTCTGCGGGCAGATCCTGTTGCTGCTCATTCTTGCTATCCTGACTGTGACCGGACTCCATTTGGGGCACCGCTATCTGGAAGCCCGCCAAACCTATCTTAACGAACTTGTGTCCAACGAGCAGGTTAAGGTTGAAATTTCCCATCTGCTGCAAAAGAAACTGTTAGCGATCAATACCAACCTTCAGGATCTACTGCATTCCAATTCGCAAACCGAAATTGTCCAGGTCACCACTCGGCTGAAACAGTTACAAGAGCAGATTTTTTCTTTTCTCCATGTCATTGAAGCAGGCGGTATTGCAGAAGAGGAATATCCGGTGAACTTCAGCGCCGAGGAGAGCGTTCACAGACAACTGCACTACACCAATTATGCACCTGGCCGGATTAACATCGAGGCGTTGGAATTACGGGCCAAAATGGTCGAACTGGCCGAGATGATCCAGTCGTTTAAGCAACTGGCCGAACACCGGGTCGTGATCTTGGAGTTTCGTGATCCGATGATGACGGCAGACACCATTCGCCGGGTGAGCTTTCAATATAAGGCGATCCATCCTTTTTTCAGCCGTATTCTGGAAAACGCCAATCGGTTGCACTTCACCAGTCAAAAAGAAGCCGGCCGCCTGCAGGAATACAATAAACGTTTCAGTGAGACGTACCGGCAAACGGAACTGCTCTCCATCGTGCTATCGGTGTCATTGTTGCTGGTGATCGGCGGCGTGGTTCTTTATCGCAGTCGGCGGATTTTTGCCGAACGTCAGCGCTACCAGCAGGAGCTGGCGACGATCAATGAAAATCTTGAAAGCATGGTGCAGTCGCGTACCCGTCAGTTGGAGGGGGAGATCTCTGAGCGGCGTAAAACCGAACAGCAACTTTCCGAACAGGCGCGTTTTCTCACGACGACCTTGGAATCACTGGATCATCCCTTTCTTGTTATCAGCGTTGCCGATTCAAAAGTCGTCATGGCCAATTCGGCGGCTCGCGATCTGTGCGATGATTGGCATCAGCCCACCTGTTATGCCCGCACGCAGCGCCTGAATGGGAACTGCAGCGATGGCGATCATCCCTGTACTCTTGCACGGGTTAAGTCTGAGTTGAAACCGATCACTATTGATTATGTTCATCCAAACGTCGACGGCGAAACGATGTATGTCGAGGTGCATGGCTATCCAATTTTCAATGATCATGGAGAACTGGTTAACATTATTGAATATTCCCTCGACGTTACTGAGCACAAACGTGCTCAGCAGCAGTTGCAGGAAGCGAAAGATCAATTGGAGGTGCGGGTTGAAGAGCGCACCGGCGAACTGAAAAAGGCGCAGAAGATTCTGGCATCGCGTGAGCGCCATTTCCGTCGTTTGATTGAAAATGTGACCGATATCATCACCATCGTCGATGCTGACGGTATCGTCGGATACACCAGCCCGGCTGCGGAGAAGCTGTTTGGCCGCTCTGTGGAGGACATGGTTGGGCACGATATTCGTGAGTTTGTCGTCCAGGATGATCTGCGTCATATCGATCTGCCGACATTGCATCAACAGTTCGGAACCACCACCCCGGTGGAATATCGGGTGTATGACCATGCCGGTCAGATCCAGGTTCTTGAATCGTTCATTGAACGGTTTGAGAACGAAAGCGGTCTGGAGCAGTTTATCCTCTGTTCCCGTTTGATTACCCAGCGCAAAAGGGCGGAGGAGGAAAACCGGGTGCTGAGCATGGTGGTGGCTCAGAACCCCAGCAGTGTGGTGATCACTGATGTTCATGGCCAGATCGAGTACGTTAATCCCTATTTTGAACAGGCCACCGGCTATCGCTTCGATGAAGTGGTTGGCAAAAATCCGCGGGTGCTCAATGCGGGAAAAACGCCGAAACAGGTGTTTACCCAGATGTGGCAGACGATACTTGATGGCCATGTCTGGCAGGGGGAGTTTGTCAATCGCAAGAAAGACGGCACGTTATACGATGAAAGTGTCCTGGTATCGCCGATTAAGAATGATCAGGGTGAGATCAGTCACTTTGTTGCATTGAAGGAAAATATTACCGAATTGAAAAAAGCCCGCAAGCAGGCCGAAGAGGCCAACCGGGCCAAGTCGGAATTTCTGTCGCGGATGAGTCATGAATTGCGGACTCCGCTTAACGCCATCAACGGCTTCTCTCAATTAATGCTGTCGAGTCGCAAAAATCCGCTCAACGACAAACACCGCTCCATGGTGGAACAGATCGACGGTGCCGGGAAACATCTGCTTGAACTGATCAACGAAGTCCTTGATCTGGCGCGTATTGAAGCGGGCAAGTTGTCGTTATCGGTGGAGGCGGTTGATCCCTGTCATATCATCAACGAATGCCTGCCGTTACTGCACAGCCTTGCCGAGCAACATCAGGTTACCTTTCACAGCTGTTGTGGTGAGCAGACCTTCCCGTTGGTGAAGGCCGATTACACGCGCACCAAGCAGGTGCTGGTTAACTTGCTGTCTAATGCGGCAAAATACAATCGCCCCGGAGGTGACGTGACCATCCATGTCCAGGCCAATGAACCGACGGGATTTTTGCGCTTTCAGGTGATCGATAATGGTCTGGGCATTGCTGAAGAGAAACAGAAACAGTTGTTTGTGCCGTTTGCCCGCCTGGCTCAGGATTCCGAGAATATCGAGGGCACTGGAATCGGCATGACCATCACCAAACAATTGGTTGAGGCCATGGGTGGGCAGATCGATTTTGAGAGCCGCTATGGCCAAGGCAGTACGTTCTGGTTTACGTTGCCATTGGCTGACGAGGTTGTCGAGGATGAGGTCCCAACGCTGAGCGCAGAGACAATTATTTGTGGTTACGACGAGGCTGCTGTCGATAGCCACGCCAAGGTGCTGTACATCGAAGACAATCCCGGTAATCTCAGCTTGATGACCGGTTTTTTTGAAGAGTGGGAGCGCGCTGCGTTGGTGTGTTGTGCTGATGGTGAAAGTGGCCTCGCCATGGCCGCAGAGGTTCTCCCGGCGGTGATTCTTCTAGATCTCAATCTGCCTGGTATTGATGGCTTTGAGGTATTCCAACGGTTGCGCCAGGATGAACAAACCGCTCAGATCCCGGTGATTGCCGTCAGTGCTGATGCCATGAAACAGACCTTGCGCCGAGCCGGTGAATTGGGCTTTGATGGTTTTCTCGCCAAACCGGTGGATTTTGAACAGATGAAATTTCTGCTTGAAGACCTGATGGAGACGCGCCGATGA
- a CDS encoding substrate-binding domain-containing protein: MMRYPLTLLLCALLVVVSGCDPREHPDVRREQKDELLIYSGMTMIKPLLELAKIMESEHDCVVRVTYGGTGHIAKSVRVNQIGDIFFPGENSYIHALQNDGLATDVVTVGVNQAALYVQRGNPLHISASLQELAEPGYHVVLGNELSGAIGRETKIMLSDAGLYDDVIENVLYMATDSKGLAQAIRHQDADLVINWKAVAFLPENKYVMEALELPETVAPKHPLQMALLSYSQHAALARAFLELARSERGQTIFRDYGFADGS; the protein is encoded by the coding sequence ATGATGCGTTATCCGCTGACACTACTCTTGTGTGCCCTTCTGGTCGTGGTTTCCGGGTGTGATCCCCGCGAACATCCAGATGTGCGGCGGGAGCAAAAGGATGAATTGCTGATTTATAGTGGCATGACCATGATCAAGCCATTGCTTGAGCTGGCAAAAATTATGGAGAGTGAGCATGACTGTGTTGTCAGGGTGACCTATGGCGGGACCGGACACATTGCTAAGTCGGTACGTGTCAACCAGATCGGTGATATCTTTTTTCCGGGCGAAAACTCGTATATCCACGCGTTGCAGAATGATGGGCTGGCGACGGATGTTGTTACTGTTGGAGTCAACCAGGCGGCGCTGTATGTCCAACGCGGCAATCCGTTACACATCAGTGCCTCTCTGCAGGAACTCGCTGAACCGGGGTATCATGTGGTTCTGGGCAATGAGCTTTCCGGGGCCATTGGCCGGGAAACCAAAATTATGCTGTCTGATGCCGGATTGTATGATGATGTGATTGAAAATGTCCTCTATATGGCGACGGATTCGAAAGGGTTGGCCCAGGCCATCCGTCATCAGGATGCCGACCTGGTGATTAATTGGAAGGCCGTGGCGTTTTTACCGGAAAACAAATACGTCATGGAGGCTTTGGAACTTCCAGAAACGGTTGCCCCCAAACATCCCCTGCAGATGGCGTTACTGAGTTATTCGCAGCATGCTGCTCTGGCGCGTGCCTTTTTGGAGCTAGCGCGTTCTGAGCGGGGGCAAACGATTTTTCGCGATTATGGATTTGCTGACGGATCATGA
- a CDS encoding acyl-CoA thioesterase: MTQSVAPYEMPIIIQPQDIDLMGHVNNIVYLRWVQDVATAHWNHAATDEEKAGLLWMVTRHEIDYLRQVFAEDKLIARTWVGKAQRRRFERHTEIRREQDGKVVAKALTWWFPVDHATKKPTTVAEEVRARFAAQVD; the protein is encoded by the coding sequence GTGACACAAAGCGTTGCACCATATGAGATGCCCATTATTATTCAACCTCAAGACATCGATCTGATGGGCCATGTCAATAATATTGTTTATCTGCGTTGGGTTCAGGACGTCGCGACAGCCCATTGGAACCATGCGGCAACAGATGAAGAAAAAGCCGGTTTACTGTGGATGGTCACCCGACATGAGATCGACTACCTGCGTCAGGTGTTTGCCGAAGATAAGCTGATTGCTCGAACCTGGGTCGGCAAAGCGCAACGGCGCCGGTTTGAACGCCATACCGAAATTCGCCGCGAGCAGGACGGCAAAGTTGTCGCCAAAGCCCTGACCTGGTGGTTTCCGGTGGATCATGCGACAAAGAAACCCACCACAGTCGCTGAAGAGGTGCGCGCCCGTTTTGCCGCTCAGGTCGATTAA
- a CDS encoding 4Fe-4S binding protein has translation MKIVVDPQKCIASGECVTVCPQNAISIQDGVAVVDDNLCDYDGICIPACPQGAISFSE, from the coding sequence ATGAAGATTGTCGTTGATCCGCAAAAATGTATTGCATCCGGGGAGTGTGTGACCGTGTGTCCGCAAAATGCCATTTCCATTCAAGACGGAGTTGCCGTTGTTGATGACAACTTGTGTGATTACGATGGTATCTGTATTCCGGCCTGCCCTCAGGGGGCGATCAGCTTTTCCGAATAA
- a CDS encoding PaaI family thioesterase: MTSSQPIDLAKLLDDHLKDLNLPLQIPPPVLDVTRGEVVSYDGDGGCLEIRFPIQQAHLNPYGSVQGGMIATAIDNTIGPLSMLVAPPNYTRHLTLKYRRPIVPNMNFFTIRAQLLERQERQLTFEARVFDPQQRELVRATAQHWIVDLERQK, translated from the coding sequence ATGACCTCATCACAACCGATTGACCTGGCCAAATTACTCGACGACCACCTCAAAGACCTCAACCTGCCCTTGCAGATTCCGCCACCGGTCCTTGATGTGACCCGTGGCGAGGTCGTCAGTTATGATGGCGATGGCGGCTGTCTGGAGATCCGTTTTCCAATCCAGCAGGCCCACCTTAACCCTTACGGTTCGGTGCAGGGCGGCATGATCGCCACAGCAATCGACAACACCATCGGACCGTTGAGCATGCTGGTGGCTCCCCCCAATTACACCCGCCACCTGACCTTGAAATACCGGCGCCCCATTGTACCGAACATGAATTTCTTCACCATTCGCGCACAACTGCTGGAACGTCAGGAGCGCCAGCTCACCTTTGAGGCACGTGTCTTTGACCCCCAGCAGCGGGAATTGGTGCGCGCTACGGCGCAGCACTGGATTGTCGATCTGGAGCGTCAAAAATAG
- a CDS encoding translation initiation factor eIF-2B → MACEPFADLLHRFRQDRQHGASELARQALAWLGQSVAERAQVDDAVRQMLRDQISQLCALRPSMGVVAHLLQRWQYQLESFDPSANDVGALVAGANELSALSQQAVDGCVHHAHSLISPGYTLLTHSCSSTLMQLFSSLRETDCHIVICESRPLNEGVTVARQLNDWNIPCTLITDAQAGLYTAQADLVMVGADSLLGDGAVVNKVGTRLLALAAQRDHCPFYVVAESFKQRPPSADALILEQMDVAELNHDLPHEQMANTYFDITEADLISAWVDERGVHRQFSPVVW, encoded by the coding sequence ATGGCGTGTGAGCCGTTTGCTGATCTTCTGCACCGCTTCAGACAAGATCGCCAGCATGGTGCCAGCGAATTGGCCCGTCAGGCCCTGGCGTGGCTGGGCCAATCCGTCGCTGAACGTGCTCAGGTGGATGACGCTGTACGGCAGATGCTGAGGGACCAGATCAGTCAACTGTGCGCGTTGCGGCCAAGCATGGGTGTGGTCGCGCATCTGCTGCAACGCTGGCAATACCAGCTTGAGTCCTTCGACCCTTCTGCGAATGATGTCGGTGCGTTGGTGGCTGGCGCCAATGAACTGTCTGCATTGTCTCAGCAGGCGGTCGACGGTTGTGTCCACCACGCGCACTCGCTTATCTCACCGGGATACACCCTGCTCACGCACAGTTGCAGTTCGACCTTGATGCAGCTGTTTTCGTCGTTACGTGAAACGGACTGTCACATTGTCATCTGTGAATCGCGGCCTTTGAATGAAGGGGTGACGGTCGCGCGTCAGCTCAACGACTGGAACATCCCCTGCACCTTGATCACCGATGCCCAGGCCGGTCTTTATACGGCTCAGGCCGATCTGGTGATGGTCGGCGCCGACAGCCTGCTGGGTGATGGTGCCGTGGTGAACAAGGTGGGAACACGGTTGCTGGCTCTGGCGGCGCAACGCGATCATTGTCCGTTTTATGTGGTGGCCGAATCGTTCAAACAACGACCGCCATCAGCCGATGCGTTGATTCTGGAACAGATGGATGTGGCCGAATTAAACCACGATCTGCCCCATGAGCAGATGGCCAACACCTATTTCGATATCACCGAAGCTGATCTGATTAGTGCCTGGGTGGATGAGCGTGGCGTGCACCGTCAATTCAGCCCGGTGGTATGGTGA
- a CDS encoding NUDIX domain-containing protein — protein MDTVDVVTAFIRSHGKILLLQRSQKVGSYRGCWAGVSGYLEQDTALQQALTEIREETGLQATQVALQVEAAVLEVKDSDLNRCWRVHPFLFELDDDTADIHIDWEHDGYQWLDPNNMRQLETVPLLIEAYQRCVGGNDGV, from the coding sequence ATGGACACGGTTGATGTGGTCACTGCATTTATCCGCAGTCACGGCAAGATTCTTTTATTGCAACGCAGCCAGAAAGTCGGCAGCTATCGCGGCTGTTGGGCTGGTGTCAGTGGTTATCTGGAACAGGACACAGCATTGCAGCAGGCTTTGACAGAGATTCGTGAAGAAACCGGGTTGCAGGCCACTCAGGTTGCGTTGCAGGTTGAAGCGGCGGTGCTGGAAGTCAAAGATTCGGATCTCAACCGCTGCTGGCGGGTGCACCCGTTTCTATTTGAGTTAGATGACGACACGGCAGACATCCATATTGATTGGGAGCATGATGGTTATCAATGGCTTGATCCGAATAACATGCGACAGCTTGAGACTGTACCATTGCTGATCGAAGCCTATCAGCGCTGTGTCGGGGGCAACGATGGCGTGTGA
- a CDS encoding sigma-54-dependent Fis family transcriptional regulator encodes MSVRAEQELMAASERLNRELQTGQLSQIAANSWRRCLQLNVDPSRHVRVDMGARELKKRIEAHQDLVTVATPTMENIYNFVNDSGFQVVLSDNHGYLLKVLGERKTPCPSTLARLFPGANWNESLRGTNAIGTCLVERKPLKIHASEHFFEENQTLTCSAAPIFSPEGELLAVLNLSGDHRYANDLALGMVVAGANAIENQLQLHRVNTKLYASYKYSDTIIQSMSEGLVIVDPAGEITKINQVGARILGVSAREAIGLHISKMFGDNAPVLDLLRTGIAYENKEVMLDGGQRAFYCSATLLRDDYGQMIGAVSVLRPRSSSKRSRCLPTTQRARYSFDEMIGDSDAMKKTRHMAERASRSLSTVLIQGESGTGKELIAQGIHNASSRHGQPFVAVNCAAITETLLESELFGYEEGSFTGAKKGGQPGKVEMANGGTLFLDEIGDMPLQMQVKLLRMLQERRICRVGSSEEISIDVRIIAATHQNLKQAVQEGCFRKDLYYRLNVLPITIPPLRERMDDLPALAKFLVTKLSGRFGKEPVAISSLFMRACQSYDWPGNIRELENVIERAMNMVDDGDALTAEMIDLDPVELPADHAIPDGVRPLKEVEMEMVVRALEMSRGNIVHASSLLGISRNTIYRKIKEYDIVV; translated from the coding sequence ATGAGCGTACGTGCAGAGCAGGAACTGATGGCAGCGAGTGAACGACTCAATCGCGAGTTGCAGACAGGCCAGTTAAGTCAGATTGCCGCGAATTCGTGGCGACGCTGTTTGCAGCTCAATGTTGACCCCTCGCGCCATGTGCGGGTCGATATGGGGGCCCGCGAATTAAAGAAACGGATCGAAGCCCATCAGGATCTGGTCACCGTGGCCACGCCGACCATGGAAAACATCTATAACTTTGTCAACGACTCCGGGTTCCAGGTGGTGTTGTCTGACAATCACGGCTACCTGCTCAAGGTGCTGGGGGAGCGCAAGACGCCCTGTCCGTCGACACTGGCGCGGTTGTTCCCCGGCGCGAACTGGAATGAATCTCTGCGCGGTACCAATGCCATCGGCACCTGCCTGGTGGAGCGGAAACCGCTGAAAATTCATGCTTCCGAGCATTTCTTTGAAGAGAACCAGACCCTGACCTGCAGCGCAGCACCGATCTTCTCCCCCGAAGGCGAATTGCTGGCGGTGCTCAACCTCAGCGGCGATCATCGCTATGCCAACGATCTGGCCCTCGGCATGGTGGTGGCCGGAGCCAACGCCATTGAAAATCAGCTGCAGTTGCATCGGGTCAATACCAAGCTGTATGCCTCCTACAAATATTCCGACACCATCATTCAGTCCATGTCCGAGGGGCTGGTTATTGTCGATCCCGCCGGTGAAATTACCAAGATTAACCAGGTTGGCGCGCGTATTCTCGGTGTCAGTGCCCGTGAAGCCATCGGTCTCCATATCAGCAAGATGTTTGGTGACAACGCGCCGGTCCTAGATCTGCTGCGTACCGGCATTGCCTATGAAAATAAGGAAGTGATGCTCGATGGTGGCCAGCGGGCCTTTTACTGCTCGGCCACATTGCTGCGTGATGATTACGGTCAGATGATTGGTGCCGTCTCCGTGCTGCGGCCGCGCAGTTCCAGCAAACGCTCACGCTGCTTGCCGACGACGCAACGGGCCCGCTACAGCTTTGATGAAATGATCGGTGACAGTGACGCGATGAAAAAAACCCGTCACATGGCGGAAAGGGCGTCGCGCAGCCTGTCCACGGTGCTGATTCAGGGCGAGAGTGGTACCGGTAAAGAGCTTATTGCCCAAGGGATTCACAATGCCAGTTCGCGTCATGGCCAGCCGTTTGTTGCGGTCAACTGCGCTGCCATTACCGAAACGTTGCTGGAAAGTGAATTGTTTGGCTACGAAGAGGGCTCGTTTACCGGGGCCAAAAAAGGCGGTCAGCCCGGCAAAGTAGAGATGGCCAACGGCGGGACTCTGTTTCTCGATGAGATCGGTGACATGCCGTTGCAAATGCAGGTTAAGCTGCTGCGCATGTTGCAGGAGCGACGTATCTGTCGCGTTGGTTCGAGTGAAGAGATCAGCATTGATGTGCGGATCATTGCCGCCACGCACCAAAATCTCAAGCAGGCCGTTCAGGAGGGCTGTTTCCGCAAAGACCTTTACTATCGCCTCAATGTGTTGCCGATCACCATTCCGCCGTTGCGTGAACGGATGGATGACCTGCCGGCGTTGGCAAAATTTCTTGTTACAAAACTCAGTGGACGTTTCGGCAAGGAGCCGGTTGCTATCAGTAGCCTGTTTATGCGTGCCTGTCAGTCGTATGATTGGCCGGGTAATATTCGCGAGTTGGAAAATGTCATTGAGCGCGCCATGAACATGGTGGATGATGGAGATGCCCTGACTGCAGAAATGATTGATCTGGATCCGGTGGAACTTCCTGCCGACCATGCTATTCCTGATGGGGTGCGGCCACTCAAAGAGGTGGAGATGGAGATGGTGGTGCGCGCACTGGAGATGTCGCGCGGGAATATTGTTCATGCTTCATCGTTGTTGGGGATCAGTCGCAATACCATTTATCGTAAAATTAAGGAATATGACATCGTGGTTTGA
- a CDS encoding porin — MKWMKNLLGACGLLAMLTVLAGPATAVEQADYDALLNEVRQLRTQVQQMATMEQRLQQLETLLTSQQQAPAATPVVASEESKATVKEVVEEVFSEKQPIHFGGAMRINYGYKDWDETRDEKYGDAGFDVFRINADGAINDWILSAEYRFYSYMNTVHHGYVGYNVNDQWQIQAGIHQVPFGLQPYASHNFWFSGAYYVGLEDDYDMGVKALYSDGPLSLALAFYKNDELASASSADRYSIDVNSSATGGYAGAQDAGNEETNQFNARLAYNFDHGDAGNTELGVSGQWGQLYNNNTDDTGDHWAGAIHLNGNYGPVNVQLEYASYEYDPENPLGMDDDIITMGAFTYSWGAPAQADIYIANVAYTIPTDSLAWLDSITFYSDNTFIDPDAGDQPDIWQNVVGALFASGPVYTYLDVISGENMIFSAGNMVDETVSSNNERTTRVNLNIGYYW; from the coding sequence ATGAAGTGGATGAAAAACCTGCTGGGAGCCTGCGGGTTGCTGGCAATGCTGACCGTGCTGGCCGGACCGGCCACGGCCGTTGAGCAGGCGGATTATGACGCACTGTTGAATGAGGTTCGCCAACTGCGCACCCAGGTGCAGCAGATGGCAACCATGGAACAACGCCTGCAGCAGTTGGAAACCCTGCTGACCTCACAGCAGCAAGCGCCTGCCGCAACACCTGTTGTCGCCAGTGAAGAGAGCAAGGCTACCGTTAAGGAAGTGGTGGAAGAGGTGTTCTCTGAAAAACAACCGATTCATTTCGGTGGTGCCATGCGCATCAACTATGGTTACAAAGACTGGGATGAGACCCGCGACGAAAAATACGGCGACGCCGGATTTGACGTGTTTCGTATCAACGCTGATGGAGCCATCAACGATTGGATTCTGTCGGCCGAGTACCGTTTCTATTCCTATATGAATACCGTGCATCATGGCTATGTCGGCTACAATGTCAATGACCAGTGGCAGATCCAGGCCGGTATCCACCAGGTGCCGTTTGGTCTGCAGCCGTATGCCTCACACAACTTCTGGTTCAGCGGTGCCTATTATGTCGGTCTTGAAGATGACTACGATATGGGTGTCAAAGCCCTGTACAGTGACGGACCTCTGAGTCTGGCCCTGGCATTCTACAAGAACGATGAGCTGGCCAGTGCCTCCAGTGCCGACCGTTACTCCATCGATGTCAACAGCAGTGCAACCGGCGGCTATGCCGGTGCTCAGGATGCTGGCAACGAGGAGACCAATCAGTTTAATGCCCGCCTGGCATACAATTTTGATCACGGCGATGCCGGCAATACTGAACTGGGTGTTTCCGGTCAGTGGGGCCAACTCTACAACAATAATACCGATGACACCGGTGATCACTGGGCCGGTGCGATTCACTTGAACGGAAACTATGGTCCGGTCAATGTTCAGTTGGAGTATGCCTCTTACGAGTACGATCCGGAAAATCCTCTGGGCATGGATGATGATATCATCACCATGGGTGCCTTTACTTATTCCTGGGGGGCGCCGGCCCAGGCGGATATCTATATCGCCAACGTGGCGTACACCATTCCCACGGACAGCCTGGCGTGGCTCGACAGCATTACCTTCTATTCCGATAACACCTTCATCGATCCCGATGCCGGCGACCAACCGGATATCTGGCAAAATGTGGTTGGTGCTCTGTTCGCCAGTGGGCCGGTTTACACCTATCTTGATGTGATCTCTGGAGAGAATATGATCTTCAGTGCTGGCAACATGGTGGATGAAACCGTCAGCAGCAACAATGAGCGCACCACGCGGGTCAACCTCAATATTGGTTATTACTGGTAA
- the proX gene encoding glycine betaine/L-proline ABC transporter substrate-binding protein ProX — protein sequence MLLLMCALASPVVAADAQLPGKGVTVKPARATWNTGYFQEALVSEGLKELGYKVKRPKELQNPIFYQAVAFGDVDYWTNGWFPNHDGQLPPDFYKVATKLGYVAKAGGLQGYLVSKEFADKYNIKSLDDFKRPEVMKAFDANGDGKADLTACPPGWGCETVINHHFDVYDLDPYINQIKASYSASMADAIARHDAGQPVFFYTWAPNWTIFKLKPGEDVVWINVPKIMPKESQKSGEDRMTMSGIKGAVSDPVKLGFVVSDIQVVANKKFLEENPAAAKFLEVFTLPLADINEQNTRMQNGEKSRKDIERHVKEWIEKNQVTWDGWLEQARQAAM from the coding sequence ATGCTGTTGTTGATGTGTGCTCTGGCGTCGCCGGTTGTGGCAGCGGACGCACAGCTTCCAGGGAAGGGTGTCACTGTTAAACCAGCACGCGCAACCTGGAACACCGGCTATTTCCAAGAGGCTCTGGTCAGTGAAGGACTCAAAGAGCTGGGTTACAAGGTCAAGCGCCCCAAGGAATTGCAGAACCCGATTTTCTACCAGGCTGTTGCCTTCGGTGATGTGGATTACTGGACCAATGGCTGGTTCCCCAATCACGATGGTCAACTGCCGCCGGATTTTTACAAAGTCGCTACCAAGCTCGGCTATGTGGCCAAGGCCGGTGGCCTGCAAGGCTATCTGGTGTCGAAGGAATTTGCCGATAAATACAACATCAAATCCCTTGACGATTTCAAACGTCCGGAAGTGATGAAAGCGTTTGACGCTAATGGTGACGGCAAAGCCGATCTGACCGCCTGCCCACCAGGCTGGGGTTGTGAGACGGTGATCAACCACCACTTTGATGTTTATGACCTTGATCCGTATATCAATCAGATCAAGGCGTCCTATTCTGCCAGTATGGCCGATGCCATTGCGCGCCATGATGCTGGTCAGCCGGTGTTCTTTTACACCTGGGCTCCGAACTGGACCATTTTTAAACTCAAGCCGGGCGAGGACGTGGTGTGGATCAATGTGCCCAAGATCATGCCCAAGGAATCACAAAAATCCGGTGAGGATCGTATGACCATGAGCGGCATTAAAGGGGCGGTTTCCGATCCGGTGAAGCTGGGCTTTGTTGTCAGTGATATTCAAGTTGTCGCCAATAAAAAGTTTCTTGAAGAGAATCCGGCTGCAGCGAAATTCCTCGAAGTGTTCACCCTGCCTCTGGCGGATATCAACGAGCAGAATACCCGCATGCAGAACGGTGAAAAATCTCGCAAGGATATTGAGCGTCACGTCAAGGAATGGATTGAGAAAAATCAAGTCACCTGGGATGGCTGGTTGGAGCAGGCCCGTCAGGCGGCAATGTAA